A genomic region of Methylobacterium durans contains the following coding sequences:
- the tolB gene encoding Tol-Pal system beta propeller repeat protein TolB, whose product MPHRPTPRRRTVATLLAALALALFGGLSPAFAQLQLRIGGGAFQPMPIAVTDFSGDPSLGNLVSSVVTNNLRRSGYFVPLDKARFPEVPSFDAAPSFEKWRATGIQGLVTGRVSRDGGGRLKVEFRLWDVTSGQQMTGQQYATDPANARRTGHLVSDAVYTKITGLGPFFDSRIAFVDESGPKENRRKRLMVMDQDGANVRALTTGESSIVAPRYSPATQDIAFMTQQTGHQPRIQVINLETGTRQAVGNFDSMSASPRFSPDGRRLVLSVQQGGNADIVTMDLASKAQRPITQGMAIDTSPTYSPDGSQIVFESDRGGSQQIYVMGADGGNPHRISFGEGSASQPAWSPRGDLIAFTRQRKGGFAICVMKPDGSGERVLTEGFHNEGPTFAPNGQYVLFFRDPGGQGGGKLYMVDITGRVEQPVPTPSYASDPTWSPLLSGK is encoded by the coding sequence ATGCCTCATCGCCCGACGCCGCGGCGCCGCACCGTCGCCACGCTGCTCGCCGCCCTCGCGCTCGCCCTGTTCGGCGGCCTCTCGCCCGCCTTCGCGCAGCTGCAGCTGCGCATCGGCGGCGGCGCCTTCCAGCCGATGCCGATCGCGGTGACGGATTTCTCCGGCGATCCGAGCCTCGGCAACCTCGTCTCGAGCGTCGTGACGAACAACCTGCGGCGCTCCGGCTACTTCGTGCCGCTGGACAAGGCGCGCTTCCCCGAGGTGCCGTCCTTCGACGCGGCCCCGAGCTTCGAGAAGTGGCGCGCCACCGGCATCCAGGGCCTCGTGACGGGCCGCGTCTCCCGCGACGGCGGCGGGCGCCTCAAGGTCGAGTTCCGCCTCTGGGACGTGACGTCCGGCCAGCAGATGACGGGCCAGCAATACGCCACCGACCCGGCCAATGCCCGGCGGACCGGCCACCTCGTCTCGGACGCGGTCTACACCAAGATCACGGGGCTGGGCCCCTTCTTCGACAGCCGCATCGCCTTCGTCGACGAGTCGGGCCCCAAGGAGAACCGCCGCAAGCGCCTGATGGTGATGGACCAGGACGGCGCCAACGTGCGCGCGCTCACAACGGGCGAGAGTTCGATCGTCGCTCCGCGCTACTCGCCGGCGACGCAGGACATCGCCTTCATGACGCAGCAGACCGGCCACCAGCCGCGCATCCAGGTGATCAACCTGGAAACGGGCACGCGTCAGGCGGTCGGCAATTTCGACTCGATGAGCGCGAGCCCGCGCTTCTCGCCGGACGGGCGCCGCCTCGTGCTCAGCGTCCAGCAGGGCGGCAACGCCGACATCGTCACCATGGACCTCGCCTCGAAGGCGCAGCGCCCGATCACCCAGGGCATGGCCATCGACACCTCGCCGACCTACTCGCCGGACGGCAGCCAGATCGTGTTCGAGTCCGACCGGGGCGGGTCGCAGCAGATCTACGTGATGGGCGCGGACGGCGGAAACCCGCACCGCATCTCCTTCGGCGAGGGCTCCGCCTCGCAGCCGGCGTGGTCCCCGCGGGGCGACCTCATCGCCTTCACCCGCCAGCGCAAGGGCGGCTTCGCCATCTGCGTGATGAAGCCCGACGGCTCGGGTGAGCGGGTGCTCACGGAAGGCTTCCACAACGAGGGCCCGACCTTCGCGCCGAACGGCCAGTACGTGCTGTTCTTCCGAGATCCGGGCGGGCAGGGCGGCGGCAAGCTCTACATGGTCGACATCACCGGCCGGGTCGAGCAGCCGGTGCCGACGCCCTCCTACGCCTCGGACCCGACCTGGTCGCCGCTACTCTCGGGCAAGTAG
- a CDS encoding trehalase-like domain-containing protein, whose protein sequence is MSKPICDYAIVGDTHANALIARDGSVDWLCWPRHDSPALFLRLLDDAKGGACSVDLGGIRHIERRYLPGTNVLETTFATATGRARLTDLMPVNPPEAEPDEGPDGEGDSRLIRLLACDEGRISGQFVVRPTFDYARRPCTARSEAGTVLFEAGDQRLRVSASCALSVEGEVAACSFALAAGETFYLILTHGEDGKAPAIEDLAGARDCLDRTVAYWRRWSERCTYGGRTGRPCCARRSASSS, encoded by the coding sequence GTGTCGAAGCCCATCTGCGACTACGCCATCGTCGGCGATACCCATGCCAACGCCCTGATCGCCCGCGACGGCTCCGTCGACTGGCTGTGCTGGCCGCGCCACGATTCGCCGGCCCTGTTCCTGCGCCTCCTCGACGACGCGAAGGGGGGAGCCTGCAGCGTCGACCTCGGCGGGATCCGGCACATCGAGCGCCGCTACCTGCCGGGCACCAACGTGCTCGAGACCACCTTCGCCACGGCGACCGGCCGGGCCCGGCTCACCGACCTGATGCCGGTGAACCCGCCGGAGGCGGAGCCCGACGAGGGGCCGGACGGGGAGGGCGACAGCCGGCTGATCCGGCTGCTCGCCTGCGATGAGGGCCGGATTTCCGGCCAGTTCGTGGTGCGCCCGACCTTCGACTACGCGCGCCGTCCCTGCACGGCCCGCTCCGAGGCCGGCACGGTGCTGTTCGAGGCGGGCGACCAGCGCCTGCGGGTCAGCGCCTCGTGCGCATTGTCGGTGGAAGGCGAGGTGGCGGCGTGCAGCTTCGCGCTCGCGGCCGGCGAGACGTTCTACCTCATCCTCACCCACGGCGAGGACGGGAAGGCGCCCGCGATCGAGGATCTCGCGGGTGCGCGGGACTGCCTCGACCGGACCGTCGCGTACTGGCGGCGCTGGAGCGAGCGCTGCACCTACGGGGGCCGTACCGGGAGGCCGTGCTGCGCTCGGCGCTCTGCCTCAAGCTCCTGA
- a CDS encoding glycoside hydrolase family 15 protein translates to MLRSALCLKLLTYAPSGAIVAAATAGLPEAIPGNRNYDYRFTWMRDASFTVTAFVMLGYVREAAEFLRFLREADGSYGRDTRLLYGIAGEPPPEEALHHLSGWRNVGPVLIGNAAANQDQHDIYGELMRALCGFLEAVDYDPPEKVNDRLPEVLDNLTARALACRDAPDHGIWELRTERRHQTHTKAMIWVALDNAARIGRNIQGVPAEKIAAWEAAAAEIRADYLARAWNAQKQAYVGTYETDDLDAAVLRVVLFGAIEPDDPRMVSTLAAIERELGAGDLIYRYRMPDGLEGREATFTPCAFWRVSCLALAGRTAEAKAAFERLIARGNDVGLFAEEIDAASGEQRGNTPQGFTHMALINSAIRLQDCIERFGLRGAPAEQAAE, encoded by the coding sequence GTGCTGCGCTCGGCGCTCTGCCTCAAGCTCCTGACCTACGCCCCGAGCGGCGCCATCGTGGCGGCCGCCACCGCGGGGCTTCCCGAGGCGATTCCGGGCAACCGCAACTACGATTACCGTTTCACCTGGATGCGGGACGCGAGCTTCACCGTCACCGCCTTCGTGATGCTCGGCTACGTGCGCGAGGCCGCCGAGTTCCTGCGCTTCCTGCGCGAGGCCGACGGCAGCTACGGGCGCGACACGCGCCTTCTCTACGGGATCGCCGGCGAGCCGCCGCCGGAGGAGGCGCTGCATCACCTCTCCGGGTGGCGCAACGTCGGTCCGGTCCTGATCGGGAACGCCGCTGCGAACCAAGACCAGCACGACATCTACGGCGAGCTGATGCGGGCCCTGTGCGGCTTCCTGGAGGCGGTCGATTACGACCCGCCCGAGAAGGTCAACGATCGCCTTCCCGAGGTGCTCGACAACCTTACGGCCCGGGCACTCGCCTGCCGCGACGCGCCGGACCACGGCATCTGGGAGTTGCGCACGGAGCGGCGCCACCAGACGCACACCAAGGCGATGATCTGGGTCGCCCTCGACAACGCGGCGCGGATCGGGCGCAACATCCAGGGCGTCCCGGCGGAGAAGATCGCCGCCTGGGAGGCGGCGGCCGCTGAGATCCGGGCGGATTACCTCGCGCGGGCCTGGAACGCGCAGAAGCAGGCCTATGTCGGCACCTACGAGACCGACGACCTCGACGCGGCGGTCCTGCGCGTCGTGCTGTTCGGGGCGATCGAGCCCGACGATCCGCGCATGGTCTCGACGCTCGCGGCGATCGAGCGCGAGCTCGGCGCGGGCGACCTGATCTACCGCTACCGGATGCCGGACGGGCTGGAGGGGCGGGAGGCCACCTTCACCCCGTGCGCCTTCTGGCGCGTCAGCTGCCTCGCGCTGGCGGGCCGCACGGCGGAGGCGAAGGCCGCGTTCGAGCGCCTGATCGCGCGCGGCAACGATGTCGGGCTGTTCGCCGAGGAGATCGATGCCGCGAGCGGTGAGCAGCGGGGCAACACGCCCCAGGGCTTCACCCACATGGCGCTGATCAATTCGGCGATCCGCCTGCAGGATTGCATCGAGCGGTTCGGCCTGCGCGGGGCGCCGGCCGAGCAGGCGGCGGAATAG
- a CDS encoding ammonium transporter — MRFFLRRGLPGLALLLLSATPSLAAAGTVDSGQVAWILTASALVLFMTLPGLGLFYGGLVQARNVLSVLMQCFAICCIASVLWAICGYSLAFDGNGALIGTLNKAFLAHLDAVRAPTLLPESVFALYQMTFAVITPALIIGAFPERVAFPFVALFSALWLMLVYVPVAHWIWGGGWLAGLGTLDFAGGIVVHTTAGVSALLLAVMVGKRRGFPAALQPPHSPGMTMMGAGMLWVGWFGFNGGSALSADGSAANAILATHLSASAGALAWTAAEWVKIRKPTSIGIVTGCIAGLATITPAAGFVSPAAALAIGSAGGLLCFYATLYVKHRLAIDDSLDVFAVHGVGGMLGSLLLAVFALPDLGGAGLGEGARCCASSACRPSRSRSPPCGRAW; from the coding sequence ATGCGATTCTTCCTCAGACGGGGCCTGCCCGGCCTCGCGCTCCTCCTTCTGTCCGCGACGCCGAGCTTGGCGGCGGCCGGCACCGTCGACAGCGGGCAGGTCGCCTGGATCCTCACGGCCTCGGCCCTCGTCCTGTTCATGACGCTGCCCGGCCTCGGCCTGTTCTACGGCGGCCTCGTCCAGGCCCGGAACGTCCTCTCGGTGCTGATGCAGTGCTTCGCGATCTGCTGCATCGCCTCCGTGCTCTGGGCGATCTGCGGATACAGCCTCGCCTTCGATGGGAACGGCGCCCTGATCGGCACGCTCAACAAGGCGTTCCTCGCTCATCTCGACGCGGTGCGGGCCCCCACCCTCCTGCCCGAGAGCGTGTTCGCGCTCTACCAGATGACCTTCGCGGTAATCACGCCCGCGCTCATCATCGGGGCCTTCCCCGAGCGCGTCGCCTTCCCCTTCGTCGCCCTGTTCTCGGCCCTGTGGCTGATGCTGGTCTACGTGCCCGTGGCCCACTGGATCTGGGGCGGCGGCTGGCTCGCCGGGCTCGGCACCCTCGATTTCGCGGGCGGCATCGTCGTGCACACGACGGCCGGCGTCTCAGCGCTCCTGCTCGCCGTGATGGTCGGCAAGCGTCGGGGCTTCCCGGCCGCGCTGCAGCCGCCCCACAGCCCCGGCATGACCATGATGGGCGCCGGTATGCTCTGGGTCGGCTGGTTCGGCTTCAACGGCGGCAGCGCCCTCTCGGCGGACGGCAGCGCCGCGAACGCGATCCTGGCGACCCACCTCTCGGCCTCGGCGGGCGCGCTTGCCTGGACCGCGGCCGAGTGGGTGAAGATCCGCAAGCCGACCTCGATCGGCATCGTCACCGGCTGCATCGCGGGCCTCGCCACGATCACGCCGGCGGCCGGCTTCGTCTCGCCGGCGGCCGCCCTCGCCATCGGCAGCGCGGGCGGCCTCCTCTGCTTCTACGCCACGCTCTACGTGAAGCACCGGCTCGCCATCGACGATTCCCTCGATGTCTTTGCCGTGCACGGGGTCGGCGGCATGCTGGGCTCGCTGCTGCTCGCCGTCTTCGCCCTGCCCGACCTCGGCGGCGCGGGCCTCGGCGAGGGGGCACGATGCTGCGCCAGCTCGGCGTGCAGGCCCTCGCGATCGCGGTCACCGCCCTGTGGTCGTGCCTGGTGA